In the genome of Calothrix sp. PCC 6303, the window CATTTAGGCTGTCGTCAGGAAAAACTTAGTGCCACTATATACCAGTATTTTAGGGTTTCACTAAAACTGAAGAATTAAAAGTTAATAATTCTTAGGCTATTAGCCTTTCACTATCCCCACTACCCAACTTTCTTTTCTCCCAAATTACCAAGTCTTCCGGATGATCTATATCAGTTAAGTATATTAACTGAGTCATTGATAAGCTTAGTTGACGGGCAATATCGAATGTTTGCTGGAATACTTGAGAGGTTCCCCAGTTAACATTGATAAATAATTCTGGGTGTGGATATTTTAAACCAATTAGATAATAACCACCATCAACGGCAGGACCGAGAACTAAGTCTGATGTATCTAAATGGGTGAATGCTGAATTTAAAATATCGATATCGATATCGGGACAATCAGTACCAATAATAACTACTTTGACGGCATTACTAGCAAAAGCGCCAGTAAGCGATCGCATCATTCGCTCACCTAAGTCTCCGTCTCCTTGCGACTGGTAAATAAATTCATCACCCAGCCAATTTTGCATCAATGATACATCACCGCCAGCAAAACAAACTTCTACCGAAACATTAGTAGATAGTTTTAGGTGCTTTACCTGATTCATCGTGTGTTCTGTCATTTGACGCTGAAGATTAGCTGCACCTTCAGCACCTAAAGAGGGAATTAGGCGAGTTTTTGTGATTCCTGCTTCTGGAAAACGGGTAAATACTACCAAATGCTGGGGAAGTATTTCAGGTTGCTTGAGCATTAACTTTGATTCTCAGAAAATCTCACTTATTTTACTAGAGATGATAAATAATAGATCCCCGATTTCTTGAAGAAATCGGGGATCTCAATACCCTAGAGCAATAAGTTTCTGGAGAGTTTGATCTACTGTAGCTTCACAGACTGACGTAGTAACATCACCTTACGAGCATCAACTAACTGAGCGAAAAATCCACGCTCGCTGAGTTTTTGCAAAGTGCTGTAGGCTTCAGTTTGGTTGGTGGTGTAAACTGCCAACAGATAGGGTCTTTGTCCATAGGAAACAAAGCCGACATCACCTCCGACAACCTGTTGAACTTGGGCAGCAAGTTCGGTTTTGTTGAAATAATCAACCAATATGGCATAACCAAAACCTAAAGGTTGGGGTCTATAACTAACTGGTTGGGCTACTGCTTCCGCAGGGCGAGTAGTAATAGTTGCAGATAAACCCGCAGATTCACGGATAAATTTTGCCCAACGGTTCGCATCTTCGATGCGGCTAAAAC includes:
- a CDS encoding TIGR04282 family arsenosugar biosynthesis glycosyltransferase is translated as MLKQPEILPQHLVVFTRFPEAGITKTRLIPSLGAEGAANLQRQMTEHTMNQVKHLKLSTNVSVEVCFAGGDVSLMQNWLGDEFIYQSQGDGDLGERMMRSLTGAFASNAVKVVIIGTDCPDIDIDILNSAFTHLDTSDLVLGPAVDGGYYLIGLKYPHPELFINVNWGTSQVFQQTFDIARQLSLSMTQLIYLTDIDHPEDLVIWEKRKLGSGDSERLIA